The Panicum virgatum strain AP13 chromosome 5K, P.virgatum_v5, whole genome shotgun sequence genome has a window encoding:
- the LOC120709904 gene encoding uncharacterized protein LOC120709904, translated as MPYPYRAIIGRGTINKFEAIVHQLYLCMKIPAPVGVITIRGDQQLARDIERGYTSGQKNVHNLRTESKPDTFKEQQRDSEKATFEEDCEVKKVPLDVHLPNKMVTINATLESEEEKELLEFFRKNQDVFAWSASDLRGVSRDIIEHRLDINPNIKPKKQKLRKMADEKVAAVKAEVQRLLDANVIREVKYPTWLANTVPIKKKNGKWRMCIDFTDLNKACPKDDFPLPRIDRVVDDAANSQLMSLLDCFSGYHQIWMRKEDEEKTSFITPFGTYCFVMMPEGLKNAGQSFSRMSSVVLEQQLRRNVLAYVDDIVVTSSIRSNHMADLAETFASLRKAGLSLNPNKCIFGIHKGKVLGCLVSTKGIEANPDKVKSLWNMEDPKSIRDVQKLTGRIAALNRFIPRSADRSLPFFKVLRNANKFEWGHEQSKALQELKKHLQNMVKMTPPDPKNVLLLYIAASYSAVSAALILEREVGGKKQQLPVYFVSKALAGSKLLYSELEKIAYTVVMSVRKLQHYFEAHKIIVVTDQPLHDLFSNREASVRIAKWALELSEFYIDFERRTAIKSQVLADFIADWTSPTFKEEPSTETWIVHCDGAWCNDGAVRIDSKVVRDHIKKDSEARKPELIEYLDAVRSMEKYFKGFDIVHIPRHMNDEADKLAKAASRKEQLPSDVFFEKITEPSVKQKKEKQVSNISAEDWRAPIMEYIRGNIELPNEKEKKMFQRARGYVISEGELFKSGVTSPWLKRISTTEGIELLKEIHSGFCGSHIGFRQLVSKAFRQGFFWPTALKDAQHIVKTCQASQMMGPKSSKPSEPTQLIPLSWPLQRWGIDLVGPLPTAQGNYKYATVAVEYFTKWIEAKPLINITSETIKKFFRQNIICRFGVPREITVDNGKQFDSQLFREFCYSVGTKVIFASVYHPQSNRAVERANGIIFGSIKKFLFDQKKGKWADELPKVSWSHNTSESRTTKFTPFRLLYGAEAMTTEELKNRSLRVTHQVEAIPSDDKDLMELDILQASENIEKYQQEITKWRDKKVVKKSITVGDWVLKRKPNAENSGKLESKWEGPFLVIKCNRPGSYHLSDAEGNELQHTWNADSLKKYYI; from the exons aTGCCCTACCCATACCGAGCAATCATAGGAAGGGGGACAATCAACAAGTTCGAAGCTATCGTTCATCAGCTGTACTTGTGCATGAAGATTCCAGCTCCCGTGGGGGTCATCACCATCCGCGGAGACCAGCAGCTTGCACGGGACATAGAGCGGGGATACACCTCAGGCCAGAAAAATGTCCACAACCTTCGGACTGAATCTAAGCCTGATACCTTCAAAGAGCAGCAAAGagacagcgagaaagcaaccttCGAGGAAGACTGCGAAGTAAAGAAGGTCCCCCTTGACGTACACCTACCCAACAAGATGGTAACCATCAATGCAACCCTTGAGTCCGAGGAGGAAAAAGAGCTTCTTGAGTTCTTCCGCAAGAACCAAGATGTCTTTGCATGGTCCGCTAGTGACCTACGGGGCGTCAGCAGAGATATCATTGAGCACCGCTTGGATATcaacccaaacatcaagccaaAGAAGCAAAAGCTTCGCAAAATGGCAGACGAAAAAGTCGCAGCGGTCAAGGCCGAAGTCCAAAGACTGCTAGATGCAAATGTTATTCGAGAAGTCAAATACCCAACATGGCTGGCAAACACTGTGCcgatcaaaaagaagaatggcaaatggcgcatgtgcatcgatttcactGACCTCAATAAAGCCTGCCCGAAGGATGATTTCCCACTGCCAAGAATCGACAGAGTCGTCGATGATGCTGCAAATAGTCAGCTAATGTCTCTGCTGGATTGTTTCTCCGGATACCATCAAATTTGGATGAGGAAAGAGGACGAAGAAAAAACAAGCTTCATAACTCCCTTCGGCACCTACTGCTTCGTGATGATGCCCGAAGGATTAAAGAATGCAGGACAATCCTTTTCTAGAATGTCTTCTGTGGTCTTAGAGCAGCAACTTAGAAGGAATGTCCTggcttatgttgatgacattgttgtAACCAGTTCAATAAGAAGCAACCATATGGCAGACCTGGCCGAAACCTTCGCAAGCTTAAGAAAAGCAGGACTGTCCTTGAACCCCAATAAATGCATCTTCGGAATTCACAAAGGAAAGGTGTTAGGATGCCTAGTGTCcaccaaaggcatcgaagcaaaCCCCGACAAAGTAAAATCTCTTTGGAACATGGAGGATCCAAAGTCCATCAGGGACGTACAGAAACTCACAGGGCGGATAGCAGCCCTAAACAGATTCATCCCCCGCTCTGCAGACCGAAGCTtaccattcttcaaggtccttcgcaaCGCAAACAAATTTGAGTGGGGCCACGAACAAAGCAAAGCCCTTCAGGAACTCAAAAAGCATCTCcagaacatggtcaaaatgaccCCACCTGACCCGAAGAACGTGTTGCTCCTGTACATCGCAGCATCTTACTCTGCTGTCAGTGCAGCGCTCATCCTCGAGAGAGAAGTTGGAGGAAAGAAGCAGCAGCTACCTGTCTACTTTGTATCCAAAGCTCTTGCAGGCTCGAAGCTCCTATACTCAGAGCTAGAGAAAATTGCATACACAGTAGTCATGTCTGTTCGGAAGCTACAACActatttcgaagctcacaagataatCGTGGTCACAGATCAACCTTTGCATGACTTGTTCAGCAACAGGGAGGCCTCAgtcagaattgccaaatgggctTTGGAACTCTCGGAGTTCTACATTGACTTCGAAAGAAGAACAGCCATCAAATCACAAGTACTGGCagatttcattgccgattggacATCCCCAACCTTCAAGGAGGAACCTTCGACTGAAACCTGGATCGTGCACTGCGATGGGGCCTGGTGCAACGACGGAGCGG TCAGAATAGATTCGAAGGTTGTCAGAGACCACATAAAAAAGGACTCGGAGGCCAGAAAACCAGAGCTCATCGAGTACCTCGATGCCGTCAGATCCATGGAAAAGTACTTCAAGGGCTTCGACATCGTTCACATCCCGAGGCACATGAATGACGAAGCCGACAAGCTGGCAAAGGCAGCATCAAGAAAAGAGCAGTTACCTTCGGATGTATTTTTCGAAAAAATCACAGAACCCTCAGTCaagcagaaaaaagaaaaacaagtttcaaaCATCTCAGCCGAAGATTGGAGAGCACCTATAATGGAGTACATTCGGGGAAACATCGAGCTGCCAAatgagaaagagaagaaaatgttCCAGAGAGCGAGAGGCTATGTTATCTCCGAGGGAGAGCTGTTCAAGTCGGGCGTAACCAGCCCATGGTTAAAGCGCATCTCCACAACCGAAGGAATCGAACTCCTCAAGGAAATTCACTCCGGGTTCTGCGGATCCCACATCGGCTTCAGACAACTTGTctccaaagccttcaggcaaggattcttctggccaacggcACTGAAGGATGCTCAGCACATAGTGAAAACATGCCAAGCAAGTCAAATGATGGGTCCGAAGTCCTCAAAACCTTCGGAGCCAACTCAGCTGATACCTCTGTCCTGgcctcttcaaagatggggaattgacCTAGTGGGACCTCTACCAACAGCTCAGGGCAACTACAAGTACGCAACAGTTGCCGTCGAGTACttcacaaagtggatcgaagccaagccACTAATAAACATCACTTCAGAAACAATCAAAAAATTCTTTAGGCAGAACATCAtctgcaggttcggggtcccaaggGAGATCACTGTAGATAACGGCAAACAGTTTGATTCACAGCTTTTCAGGGAATTCTGTTACAGTGTGGGCACGAAGGTAATCTTTGCCTCAGTGTACCACCCGCAATCCAACAGGGCCGTCGAAAGAGCCAATGGCATCATCTTCGGCAGCATCAAAAAGTTCCTatttgatcagaaaaagggcaaatgggccGATGAACTCCCGAAGGTCAGCTGGTCCCACAACACATCAGAATCAAGAACCACAAAGTTCACCCCATTTAGGCTACTCTACggtgccgaagcaatgacaACCGAGGAGCTAAAAAACCGAAGCCTAAGGGTAACCCACCAAGTTGAGGCCATCCCCTCGGATGACAAAGACCTCATGGAGCTAGACATCCTACAAGCCTCGGAAAACATAGAAAAGTATCAGCAAGAAATAACGAAGTGGAGGGACAAGAAGGTCGTAAAAAAGAGCATCACAGTCGGAGACTGGGTCCTAAAAAGAAAGCCAAACGCAGAAAACTCCGGCAAACTTGAATCCAAGTGGGAAGGGCCATTCCTAGTAATCAAGTGCAACAGGCCAGGGTCATATCACCTGTCTGACGCCGAAGGCAATGAGCTGCAGCATACTTGGAATGCGGACAGCCTTAAAAAGTACTACATTTAA